One genomic region from Bradysia coprophila strain Holo2 unplaced genomic scaffold, BU_Bcop_v1 contig_176, whole genome shotgun sequence encodes:
- the LOC119075076 gene encoding uncharacterized protein LOC119075076, with protein sequence MNNKKGWWKTGNFKWSRILLCIVLLFVPSWASIPYEEIRYKLFDGTNHNIEAEILKSLQTTKNVFAIPEVKNAVLLSFLPGLLFEVWVPISTIIFVMVNLLAKESDWRDAFSRTIASELERGIALGHILAMKATMETINTKFDLLKENEDNPEELRRSIASFIHRECDIMLNLFAAPDSYVKKSPLLGAPLLIELAQLVTLFQPIAKALISREAKNPDLICKARNILADYRPRTINARLEKLHENSTKALVRYINELSPKLSEVMSIAYNQYGYNKTTPATINCQNRCNSNDCLRDDFGDSYRVPPWSCAEDYALFLRHRIEEMFNIDLLDSLCVDKPTATGFGWLTIRIRELRGIKLSNDKICEHFSPCDPFIRLTIGGNLFETQSKTDTYTFDVDVVYTSPKISKQSMMKVELYDDDGDDNPELILRAEGNIDSFLRRGFRSFPVVHTTTSGRNIQLSNFVDTVSFWQDEYDYKNVSKQIN encoded by the exons atgaataataaaaaaggatGGTGGAAAACAGGTAATTTCAAATGGAGTCGAATTCTGTTGTGCATTGTCCTACTTTTCGTTCCAAGCTGGGCCAGCATTCCGTATGAGGAAATTAGATATAAACTTTTCGACGGTACCAATCACAATATTGAGGCTGAAATATTGAAATCGTTGcaaacgacaaaaaatgtatttgctATACCAGAAGTTAAAAATGCAGTGCTGCTTTCATTTCTACCTGGACTTCTCTTTGAGGTGTGGGTACCGATATCAACTATTATATTTGTTATGGTAAATCTTCTGGCGAAAGAGAGTGATTGGCGGGACGCATTTTCGAGAACAATCGCAAGTGAACTGGAGCGTGGGATAGCTTTAGGTCATATTTTGGCGATGAAAGCGACAATGGAGAcaattaatacaaaatttgatttactgAAAGAGAACGAGGACAATCCAGAAGAACTACGAAGGTCGATCGCAAGCTTTATTCATAGAGAATGCGACAtaatgttaaatttatttgctgCTCCTGATTCATACGTCAAAAAGTCTCCACTTCTCGGAGCTCCACTGCTGATCGAATTGGCTCAATTAGTCACACTTTTTCAGCCTATTGCAAAGGCACTCATCAGCAGAGAAGCAAAGAATCCAGATCTTATATGCAAAGCGAGAAATATCTTGGCAGACTACCGGCCTCGTACAATTAATGCTCGACTCGAGAAACTACATGAAAATTCTACCAAAGCACTTGTGAGATATATAAACGAGTTAAGTCCAAAACTATCCGAGGTGATGTCAATTGCATATAATCAATATGGTTACAATAAGACAACACCTGCCACtataaattgtcaaaatcGTTGTAATAGCAATGATTGTTTAAGAGATGATTTTGGGGATTCTTATCGTGTACCTCCTTGGTCATGTGCGGAAGACTACGCCTTGTTTCTGAGACACCGCATTGAAGAGATGTTTAACATCGACTTACTGGACAGTTTATGCGTTGACAAACCAACAGCAACAG GTTTCGGCTGGCTAACCATTAGGATCAGGGAGTTGAGAggaattaaattatcgaacGACAAAATTTGTGAACATTTTAGTCCATGTGATCCCTTCATAAGGCTGACAATTGGCGGCAACCTGTTCGAAACGCAATCTAAAACAGATACTTATACGTTTGACGTAGATGTTGTCTACACATCGCcaaaaatttctaaacaaTCAATGATGAAAGTTGAATTGTATGATGATGACGGTGATGACAACCCAGAGTTAATCCTTAGAGCAGAAGGAAACATTGACTCATTCCTGAGAAGGGGATTTAGAAGCTTTCCAGTTGTTCATACAACTACTAGTGGAAGAAATATACAGCTTAGCAACTTTGTTGATACCGTTTCATTCTGGCAAGATGAATACGATTACAAAAATGTAtccaaacaaataaattga